The Streptomyces clavuligerus genome includes a region encoding these proteins:
- a CDS encoding NAD-dependent epimerase/dehydratase family protein, producing MVTGAAGFIGCHLVTALRDGGTDVVGIDRRDTWEDGETERAGDRGSLRAVHGDLVSLELEPLLSGVGTVFHLAALPGVRPSWTRFPEYLHCNVLATQRLMDACARTGVRRVVVASSSSVYGGPGESGTMSEDQVPSPLSPYGVTKLAAERLALAFAARDDISLDVRALRFFTVYGPGQRPDMLITRMIRAALEGAPLAIHGDGTQIRDFVHVSDVVRALTLAGAVDGPAAASPYGGGSGGGSGEVLNIGTGNSVSVNEVLALTAELTGRTPDARYGPARAGDAAATAADTGRARERLGFTAAVDIRTGLAGQIEWARHTPAPAPPAPSAPSAAGVRTTAGA from the coding sequence GTGGTCACAGGTGCGGCCGGATTCATCGGATGCCATCTCGTCACCGCTTTGCGCGACGGTGGAACGGATGTTGTCGGAATTGATCGCCGGGACACCTGGGAGGACGGGGAGACCGAGCGGGCCGGGGACCGGGGCTCCCTGCGCGCCGTCCACGGCGATCTGGTCTCACTGGAGCTGGAACCGCTGCTCAGCGGCGTCGGCACCGTCTTCCACCTCGCCGCGCTGCCCGGGGTCCGCCCCTCCTGGACGCGCTTCCCCGAGTATCTGCACTGCAATGTGCTCGCCACCCAGCGGCTGATGGACGCCTGTGCCCGGACGGGGGTGCGACGGGTCGTCGTCGCCTCCTCCTCCAGCGTCTACGGAGGTCCCGGCGAATCCGGCACCATGAGCGAGGACCAGGTGCCCTCGCCGCTCTCCCCGTACGGGGTGACCAAACTCGCGGCCGAGCGGCTGGCGCTCGCCTTCGCCGCCCGCGACGACATCTCCCTCGACGTCCGGGCCCTGCGCTTCTTCACCGTGTACGGCCCCGGCCAGCGGCCCGACATGCTCATCACCCGGATGATCCGGGCGGCACTGGAGGGCGCCCCGCTCGCCATCCACGGCGACGGCACCCAGATACGGGACTTCGTCCATGTCTCCGACGTGGTCCGCGCCCTCACCCTCGCGGGCGCCGTCGACGGCCCGGCCGCCGCCAGCCCGTACGGCGGCGGCAGCGGGGGCGGCAGCGGCGAGGTGCTGAACATCGGAACCGGGAACTCCGTCTCCGTCAACGAGGTGCTGGCCCTCACCGCCGAGCTGACCGGACGCACACCGGACGCCCGGTACGGCCCGGCCCGCGCGGGCGACGCGGCGGCCACCGCCGCCGACACCGGGCGCGCCCGCGAACGGCTCGGCTTCACCGCCGCCGTGGACATCCGCACGGGGCTCGCGGGCCAGATCGAGTGGGCCCGGCACACCCCCGCCCCCGCACCGCCCGCACCGTCCGCCCCGTCCGCCGCGGGCGTGCGGACGACGGCCGGAGCCTGA
- the asnB gene encoding asparagine synthase (glutamine-hydrolyzing) — translation MCGFVGFSDPGGPDGPARTTAGRMLAALAHRGPDGTGWCRHAGLTLAHCALTFVDPEGAGQPFRSASGAVSLVLNGELYNHGELRRELAATGFVPRTGSDTEVLTELYERHGTAVLERVRGMYAFAAHDARTGATVLARDPLGKKPLYYARIPGGIAFASELTALLCHPEVSPAPDTDALADYLVLRAFPAPKSACAQVRKVRPGAFVRYADGSLTETEHWRPRVGPAPGARTPRAGEAAERFEELLRAAVARRVTSTGRRLGVLLSGGLDSSVVAALAQELSPGRPVPTFSAGFEDTDFDETPHARAVARHLGTEHHVVRIGGAELAAVVEQEYAHADEPLADPSLLPTRLVCRAARERVRGVLTGDGADELLLGYRYFQAERTIDALLRHIPAPRLAAAATLTARALPVRSGNLPAAQALRRLAQGLGAAPEHRFHLANAPFAPAALATVLGPAARGALDGHRPFAEIARLLTAQPGPLSGLQRAQLAVVAHFLRDVILTKADRGGMRSALELRSPFLDVDLVEYGNSLPEGLKLRGLTGKYLLRRIAAPWLPRRTVRRTKLGFRAPLARLLREELRPLLLDTLAAPALERGGLLDPAAVRALTDDHLSGRRDTSRALWALLTYQLWYEGPGRGARPARPLPLALPEEIHRAP, via the coding sequence ATGTGCGGCTTCGTGGGCTTCAGCGACCCCGGCGGGCCGGACGGCCCCGCGCGGACGACGGCCGGCCGGATGCTCGCCGCCCTCGCCCACCGGGGACCCGACGGCACCGGCTGGTGCCGCCACGCGGGCCTGACCCTCGCCCACTGCGCCCTCACCTTCGTCGACCCCGAAGGAGCGGGCCAGCCCTTCCGCTCCGCCAGCGGCGCCGTCTCCCTCGTCCTCAACGGCGAGCTGTACAACCACGGCGAACTCCGCCGCGAACTCGCCGCCACCGGCTTCGTCCCCCGTACCGGAAGCGACACCGAAGTCCTGACGGAGCTGTACGAGCGGCACGGCACCGCCGTCCTCGAACGGGTGCGCGGCATGTACGCGTTCGCCGCGCACGACGCCCGCACCGGCGCCACCGTGCTCGCCCGCGACCCGCTCGGGAAGAAACCGCTCTACTACGCGCGGATTCCCGGCGGCATCGCCTTCGCCTCGGAACTCACCGCCCTGCTGTGCCACCCCGAGGTGTCCCCGGCCCCCGACACCGACGCCCTCGCCGACTATCTGGTGCTCCGCGCCTTCCCCGCGCCCAAGTCGGCCTGCGCCCAGGTCCGCAAGGTACGCCCCGGCGCGTTCGTCCGGTACGCGGACGGGTCGCTCACCGAGACCGAGCACTGGCGGCCCCGCGTCGGACCCGCCCCCGGCGCACGGACACCCCGGGCCGGGGAGGCCGCCGAACGCTTCGAGGAACTGCTGCGCGCCGCCGTCGCCCGCCGCGTCACCAGCACCGGGCGGCGGCTCGGGGTCCTGCTCAGCGGCGGACTCGACTCCAGCGTCGTCGCCGCGCTCGCCCAGGAACTCTCCCCGGGACGCCCCGTGCCCACGTTCAGCGCCGGATTCGAGGACACCGACTTCGACGAGACCCCGCACGCCCGCGCCGTCGCCCGGCACCTGGGCACCGAACACCACGTGGTGCGGATCGGCGGCGCCGAACTGGCCGCCGTCGTGGAACAGGAGTACGCCCACGCCGACGAACCCCTCGCCGACCCGTCGCTGCTGCCGACCCGGCTGGTCTGCCGCGCCGCCCGGGAACGGGTCCGCGGGGTGCTCACCGGTGACGGGGCCGACGAACTCCTCCTCGGCTACCGCTACTTCCAGGCCGAACGGACCATCGACGCCCTGCTGCGCCACATCCCCGCGCCGCGCCTGGCCGCCGCCGCGACGCTCACCGCCCGTGCCCTGCCCGTCCGCTCCGGCAACCTGCCCGCCGCACAGGCGCTGCGGCGGCTCGCCCAAGGGCTCGGCGCCGCGCCCGAACACCGCTTCCACCTGGCGAACGCGCCCTTCGCCCCGGCCGCCCTGGCCACGGTGCTCGGGCCCGCCGCGCGCGGGGCACTCGACGGACACCGCCCCTTCGCGGAGATCGCCCGGCTGCTGACCGCCCAGCCCGGTCCGCTCAGCGGGCTCCAACGGGCCCAGCTCGCCGTCGTCGCCCACTTCCTGCGCGACGTCATCCTCACCAAGGCCGACCGGGGCGGCATGCGCAGCGCGCTGGAGCTGCGCTCCCCCTTCCTCGACGTGGACCTGGTGGAGTACGGCAACAGCCTGCCGGAAGGGCTCAAACTGCGCGGGCTCACCGGGAAGTACCTGCTGCGCCGCATCGCCGCGCCCTGGCTGCCCCGCCGCACGGTCCGCCGCACCAAACTGGGCTTCCGCGCACCGCTGGCCCGGCTGCTGCGGGAGGAGCTGCGCCCGCTGCTGCTGGACACCCTCGCCGCCCCGGCGCTGGAGCGCGGCGGCCTCCTCGACCCGGCCGCCGTGCGCGCTCTCACCGACGACCACCTCTCCGGGCGCCGCGACACCTCCCGCGCCCTGTGGGCGCTGCTGACCTACCAGCTCTGGTACGAGGGGCCGGGCCGGGGCGCCCGTCCGGCCCGGCCCCTGCCCCTCGCCCTCCCGGAGGAGATCCACCGTGCCCCCTGA
- a CDS encoding asparagine synthetase B family protein, translating into MVSAPVTAPGRPGTDGGAGPAPVLRLWRTSGGVRAEGAVAATLGHPLGDPEGAKIPEGIFARWRWDGARLHVRTDRYGMCPLFYRAGADRFALSPDLRALLAPGEPAELDHDALAVFVRLGFFLAEDTCFAQIRALPPAATLTWTAAGGTRLTSGWRPPPGPAAMDRERAVDGFVELFREAVARRLPEQPYVLPLSGGRDSRHILLELHRQGASPRLCLSGAKFPPDPGADARVAAELAGRLGLPHRTLTPRRSQFRAELTANTAQSMTTLDGAWALPVLAHLRRHTPLTYDGIGGGELAQNPSIGLIRELSAARPAPPELAARLLREAGRTGRHAERLLGPRLGRLWSAERARDRLVTELARHEHAAFPLGSFFFWNRTRRSIAMAPYALASGTAVHAPYLDHALFDHLTTVPHRFLLDGDLHDRALHRAFPEHAGLGFAAAVPGRQGAALARHRLAFLTRLLGHALLTEPRWLRAGDGLLGRLLAAGRGPGAPARVSRLLPLALYLLQLESLAAGTGPGSRR; encoded by the coding sequence ATGGTGAGCGCCCCGGTCACCGCCCCCGGGCGGCCCGGGACGGACGGAGGCGCGGGCCCGGCGCCCGTGTTGCGGCTGTGGCGGACGTCCGGCGGGGTACGGGCCGAGGGGGCCGTGGCGGCCACCCTCGGGCATCCGCTCGGCGACCCGGAGGGCGCGAAGATCCCCGAGGGGATCTTCGCCCGGTGGCGCTGGGACGGGGCCCGGCTCCACGTCCGCACCGACCGGTACGGGATGTGTCCGCTCTTCTACCGCGCCGGGGCGGACCGGTTCGCCCTCTCCCCGGACCTGCGCGCCCTGCTGGCCCCCGGCGAACCCGCCGAGCTGGACCACGACGCCCTCGCCGTCTTCGTCCGCCTCGGCTTCTTCCTCGCCGAGGACACCTGCTTCGCCCAGATCCGCGCCCTGCCCCCGGCCGCCACCCTGACCTGGACCGCCGCCGGGGGAACGCGCCTGACCAGCGGATGGCGTCCGCCGCCCGGCCCCGCCGCCATGGACCGGGAGCGGGCCGTGGACGGCTTCGTCGAGCTGTTCCGGGAGGCGGTGGCCCGGCGGCTGCCCGAGCAGCCGTACGTCCTGCCGCTCAGCGGCGGCCGGGACTCCCGGCACATCCTGCTGGAGCTGCACCGCCAGGGCGCCTCGCCCCGGCTCTGCCTGAGCGGGGCGAAGTTCCCGCCCGACCCGGGCGCCGACGCGCGCGTCGCCGCCGAACTCGCCGGACGGCTCGGCCTGCCGCACCGCACCCTCACCCCGCGCCGCTCCCAGTTCCGCGCCGAACTGACCGCGAACACCGCGCAGAGCATGACCACCCTCGACGGCGCCTGGGCGCTCCCGGTACTGGCCCATCTGCGCCGCCACACCCCCCTCACCTACGACGGCATCGGCGGCGGGGAACTCGCCCAGAACCCCAGCATCGGCCTGATCCGCGAACTCTCCGCGGCCCGCCCCGCCCCGCCCGAGCTGGCCGCACGGCTGCTGCGCGAGGCAGGGCGCACCGGGCGCCACGCCGAGCGGCTGCTCGGCCCCCGCCTCGGCCGGCTGTGGAGCGCCGAACGGGCCAGGGACCGGCTCGTCACCGAGCTGGCCCGGCATGAACACGCGGCCTTCCCGCTCGGCTCGTTCTTCTTCTGGAACCGCACCCGCCGGTCCATCGCGATGGCCCCCTACGCCCTCGCCTCCGGCACCGCCGTCCACGCCCCCTACCTCGACCACGCCCTCTTCGACCACCTCACGACCGTTCCGCACCGGTTTCTCCTCGACGGCGACCTCCACGACCGGGCGCTGCACCGGGCCTTCCCCGAGCACGCCGGGCTCGGCTTCGCCGCCGCCGTCCCCGGTCGGCAGGGCGCCGCCCTGGCCCGCCACCGGCTGGCGTTCCTCACCCGGCTGCTCGGCCACGCCCTGCTCACCGAACCGCGCTGGCTGCGCGCGGGCGACGGGCTGCTCGGCCGGCTGCTGGCCGCCGGGCGCGGCCCCGGCGCCCCGGCCCGGGTGAGCAGGCTGCTGCCGCTCGCCCTCTATCTCCTCCAACTGGAGTCCCTGGCCGCGGGCACGGGCCCCGGCAGCCGCCGCTGA